A stretch of Fusarium poae strain DAOMC 252244 chromosome 2, whole genome shotgun sequence DNA encodes these proteins:
- a CDS encoding hypothetical protein (SECRETED:SignalP(1-16)) — protein sequence MKFMSILLGLVVTSIAQPIAKRAVFTQSTYDDLSISGGVAGNAQQEALQKLGGLPSDLSAVEKDDLDFLNSVNQIANDAETDAFNPAIDAASGEEADALQRGKIKNKVLKLTATVLKLEAQQAQGDDVSDKLEEENKKLQNNIAQDQEAAGQASTFLSFNGST from the exons ATGAAGTTCATGTCCATCTTACTTGGCCTTGTGGTCACCAGCATCGCACAGCCCATCGCCAAGCGTGCTGTCTTCACACAGTCAACCTATGACGATTTGTCCATCAGCGGTGGCGTAGCGGGCAACGCCCAACAAGAGGCTCTACAGAAGCTTGGTGGCCTGCCTAGCGACCTGTCAGCCGTCGAGAAAGATGACCTCGACTTTCTGAATAGTGTCAATCAAATCGCGAATGACGCGGAAACTGACGCGTTCAACCCTGCTATTGATGCAGCCTCCGGAGAAGAAGCCGATGCTCTCCAG CGTGGCAAGATAAAGAACAAGGTCCTTAAGCTCACCGCTACCGTCCTTAAACTAGAGGCACAACAGGCCCAAGGTGACGATGTCTCTGATaagctggaggaggagaacAAGAAGCTGCAGAACAACATTGCACAAGATCAGGAGGCTGCAGGTCAGGCCTCGACATTCTTGTCATTCAATGGCAGTACATAG
- a CDS encoding hypothetical protein (MEROPS:MER0031562) — protein MNQISSQQTVMFGSDKSWSLWDSTSITDAFVVDAPGDKAVVTKVHSPYLLGYRPTNPNGRGILVIGGGGYIELMLGREGVAIAKWLNSHGFYAFVLVHRFPNSETGPQAPLDDGRRALKIIAESGLAPKGVSICGLSSGGHLGAAILAEYPQAWASPDPKIPQVEFAILGYGPISTNAVGRQIIENKPPLLPKEKQEFYNIVQPDVQLSSPAPPAFIVYSNNDPVVPVVNAYRLAEGFTKNGAPVELHIFADAPHGFALDSDEELPVSKWPLLCEAWLRQNKWIE, from the coding sequence ATGAACCAAATCTCTTCACAGCAAACCGTCATGTTCGGGTCCGACAAATCATGGTCTCTTTGGGACAGCACTTCTATCACTGATGcatttgttgttgatgcacCGGGCGACAAAGCCGTAGTGACAAAGGTCCACAGCCCTTACCTGTTGGGCTATCGTCCAACAAACCCCAATGGACGCGGCATTCTTGTCATTGGAGGCGGAGGTTATATCGAGCTCATGCTCGGTCGTGAAGGTGTCGCTATCGCCAAATGGTTGAATAGCCATGGGTTCTACGCCTTTGTTCTCGTGCATCGGTTTCCCAACAGCGAGACAGGTCCCCAAGCACCTCTGGATGATGGGAGACGAGCTTTGAAGATCATAGCAGAGAGCGGCCTTGCACCAAAAGGTGTCAGTATCTGTGGTCTTTCGTCAGGTGGTCATCTTGGTGCTGCAATTCTGGCAGAATACCCTCAAGCATGGGCATCGCCTGATCCCAAAATCCCTCAAGTCGAGTTCGCCATCCTTGGTTATGGACCGATTTCAACGAATGCAGTCGGACGCCAAATTATCGAGAATAAGCCGCCTCTATTACCCAAGGAGAAACAAGAGTTTTACAATATTGTGCAGCCTGATGTTCAACTAAGCTCTCCGGCTCCACCTGCATTTATTGTGTACTCCAACAATGATCCTGTTGTGCCAGTAGTCAACGCGTACCGTTTGGCCGAAGGTTTCACGAAGAACGGCGCCCCAGTCGAGTTGCATATCTTTGCTGATGCACCCCATGGGTTTGCGTTGGATAGTGATGAGGAATTGCCAGTTTCGAAATGGCCGTTGTTGTGCGAAGCATGGCTAAGGCAAAACAAATGGATAGAATAG
- the CUT1 gene encoding separase/separin (SECRETED:SignalP(1-16)~CAZy:CE5), producing MKFSIATALLAATASALPTAQESALEARQLGSTRNDLKNGNSGSCPGVIFVFARGSTELGNLGTLGPRVASKLESKYGRNGVWIQGVGGAYTAGVGENALPRGTTTAAIREMVGHFNDANQKCPNAVIVAGGYSQGAALAAAAVTDVDPAIREKIAGTVLFGYTKNLQNRGKIPSYPEDRTKVFCNAGDLVCTGTLIVAGPHLLYQTDASGPAPRFLIEKADALGAGSA from the exons ATGAAGTTCTCCATCGCTACCGCTCTTCTCGCCGCCACGGCTTCTGCCCTCCCAACGGCCCAGGAATCTGCTCTTGAGGCTCGCCAGCTCGGCAGCACCCGCAACGATCTCAAGAATGGCAACTCTGGCAGCTGCCCCGgtgtcatcttcgtcttcgctCGTGGCTCCACTGAACTTGGCAACCTG GGTACTCTGGGTCCCCGAGTTGCTTCCAAGCTCGAGAGCAAGTATGGCAGGAACGGAGTCTGGATTCAGGGTGTCGGCGGTGCTTACACTGCTGGCGTCGGCGAGAACGCCCTCCCCCGTGGAACTACCACCGCTGCCATCCGAGAGATGGTTGGCCACTTCAACGATGCCAACCAGAAGTGCCCCAACGCTGTCATCGTTGCTGGAGGATACAGTCAGGGTGCTGCTCTCGCTGCCGCTGCTGTTACTGATGTCGACCCCGCCATCCGCGAGAAGATCGCCGGTACCGTTCTCTTTGGGTACACCAAGAACCTCCAG AACCGTGGCAAGATCCCATCTTACCCCGAGGACCGCACCAAGGTCTTCTGCAACGCCGGCGATCTCGTCTGCACCGGCACTCTCATCGTCGCTGGCCCTCATCTGCTCTACCAGACTGATGCTTCCGGCCCTGCTCCTCGCTTCCTGATTGAGAAGGCCGATGCTCTTGGTGCCGGAAGTGCCTAA